CTCGGAAGAAGTCGGCATTTATGGTGGTCGTGCCTATGCGGAGAAGCATGGCGCAGCAGGTCATGCCATTGCAATGGAATCCGACTTTGGCGCCGGGCGCATCTGGCGCGTTGAGTTTAAACTGCCCGAAGGCAATGACGCATTGAAAACCGAGATTGCAAATGCCCTGGCACCACTGGGCATAGGAAAGTCAGAGATTATGGCCAGTGGTGGACCGGATAATGGCCCGCTTGTGCGCCTCGGTGTCAACGCCATCGACCTGCAACAGGACGGCACCGACTATTTCGACCTGCATCACACGCCTGACGATACGCTCGACAAGATCGATCCCAAGGCGATGCAGCAAAATGTGGCTGCTTGGGCCACGGTGCTGTCGATTATTGCCAATAGCGACGCCGATATCGCCGCGCGTCCTGTGGAGCCGGAAGGATGAAGCCAAGCGTCTCAACCATCTCAGTGCTTATACTATTGTCTTTAGGTGCCTGTAGTGAAGGTGAAGAGACCATCACCGATGATGGTTCCACCGCTTCCATAGAAGCACGCACCGAGAAGCAGGCGCAAAGCCTCGAAGAAGCTGCCGATAAGGCGATGCAGATAGAAATTGAGTCAATGCAGCCGGAGAATGCGACCAATGCGGAACCGGAACAAGCCTCCGCCGCAGAATAAGCAGAAGCAGACACTATTTTCGATTATTTCTGAAAGTGGTCGGGGAGACAAGATTCGAACTTGCGACCCCCTGTACCCAAAACAGGTGCGCTACCAGGCTGCGCCACTCCCCGACACTTTCTGTTGCTGCCCCTAGCCAATCGCACGGGGAAAGCAATGCTTTTTTATCAACCGGCTTTGCGGATGATTGCGTCCTCCTACGCCTTTGGCTTCGGCGGACAGCCTTCGCAAAATCTCCGGCTGGCCTGCCAGCCTTAGCTTTAGCGAAGGCTGGTGGGCCCGGAGGGACTCGAACCCCCGACCTAGCCGTTATGAGCGGCCAGCTCTAACCAACTGAGCTACAGGCCCATCCGAGAGCGTGCCGATAGCCGAAAGCCCCGGCCTATTGCAAGCGCCAAACGCGTTGAATCCAAAAATGCTCGTCTGATCGCTGATTACAGCGACAATTTTGCCGCTTCACTCAAGTCGTCAAGGGAGGCGGGTCGAACATTGCGTTGCGCGCAATAGGCAAGAACACTCCGCCACCAGTCATACAGCCTGTCCACATGCGCCTCAGAGCGGACATAGGGCGTGTGTCCAGGCTGTAACGAGGGTGAGTGAAAGGAGAAATTGAGCAGCGGTAAACCATCATCCGTCGCAATATCGATGGCGCGAATAGCTTCTTCCGCGCCAATGCCTTCCGGCGTCAATGCAATACGCTCCAAAAAACCGGTGCGCGAAAGCAGAGAACGAGCCAATGGCGCGTTGCGCAGTTTGGGATATAGCATCTGCGCTTGTCGTCGCAAAAGCCCCCAAAAAGTAGTGGTTAGCGGCAACTCCATCAAAGGCGCGTCTCGATCCAACCAATAGGGGCGCAGCGGGTGGTGTGCATAATCCGGCCCACCTTTGGCGCTATAATCGAAGCCAGAACGTACTGAACTATCAAATACTATCCCCGCTTCTGTTAGCAATTCTGCTGTATGCGGCCCTGCGCCATAGCGCCCTGCCCGGTAAATAATCGGCGCGACCCCGATGGTTTTTTCAATCTCTTCCGTAAGAGTCAGTATCTTGGCCCGTTCCAATTCGCGCGGAAGGTTGCCGGCAAAACTGTTCCGCTCGTTCAGCTCCTCTTGCTGCGGCGGATTGACCCATGGATGCAGTTGCATGCCAACATGCGCTTCACCCGCATCGACCGCTGATTTCAGGCGCTCAGCAGCCGGGGCATGGGTAATGATGGGATAATCTACTAGATAGATTGGCGTGACAGACTGATTTTTGCAAAAGAGCTGGAACCGGTCGAGCAGGGCTGCGCTTTCCAGACCAAATTCAGTATCGCTGAACGGCTGATTCCAGTCGAAATCCTCTTCGGTATCGACAGTAATGATGAAGCGCTGACCAAATTGCGCGCCCCAGTCGACATAGTCGACACTATTCCCGGATTGTAAAATCGAACGGGTTGGCATGCGCGGCGGGCTTTTCCTGTTTATTCGTCCAGAATAGACCTTCCCTATCCCCTCGCCCCTTAGAGTGGCAAGCGGTGCTGCTTACTATCTGTTTATAATCCGGATATCGGGCGGTTAGGATTTATGCGTCTTCGCGCTTACCCAGCGGCAACTCGGCAAGTTGCGCCAGCACGATATCGGTATCTGCAATAATGGCATGTGCCATATCCCGATAGGGTGACGCGACCGGCCCAAAGAGCTGCGTCTGGAGTATCTCGGCAAAGCCCTTCAATGCGCCGGCGGGTGTTCTTAGTTCATGTACCAATTGCCGATAATCCTCATGAGACAGAGTTCTGGCATGATCCAATGCCTCCGGTTCAGCGTCTTGTGCTTCGACCAGTCGCGTCAAAACACCGCAATAGCCGATAAACTGACCATCATAGCCCGATGCGAAGCGTGGCCAAGCGTCAACGCGCCATTCGCCAGCCAGGGCCGCACTGCCACGATGGACATAGCGACCATCCACTATTGGCCTAAACTGTCCCGCCAGTCGCGCCGTGTTGGCATCGCAGCCACAACTGCCCGCCATAGCCCTTACAAAGACAGGAAGCCCGTCGGCCATGCCGTCACAATCGGGATCGACCGACACCAGATATCCGCCCTTGTCACTGACAAAGCAGATTTCCGATATGCCGGTCATGTCATTTTCGGTGAACCCTTCCAGCGGCAAATGCGGTGCATAGCTCGCGTCACGGCGGGCTGTGAAGTCGG
The sequence above is drawn from the Parasphingorhabdus sp. SCSIO 66989 genome and encodes:
- a CDS encoding polysaccharide deacetylase family protein, which encodes MPTRSILQSGNSVDYVDWGAQFGQRFIITVDTEEDFDWNQPFSDTEFGLESAALLDRFQLFCKNQSVTPIYLVDYPIITHAPAAERLKSAVDAGEAHVGMQLHPWVNPPQQEELNERNSFAGNLPRELERAKILTLTEEIEKTIGVAPIIYRAGRYGAGPHTAELLTEAGIVFDSSVRSGFDYSAKGGPDYAHHPLRPYWLDRDAPLMELPLTTTFWGLLRRQAQMLYPKLRNAPLARSLLSRTGFLERIALTPEGIGAEEAIRAIDIATDDGLPLLNFSFHSPSLQPGHTPYVRSEAHVDRLYDWWRSVLAYCAQRNVRPASLDDLSEAAKLSL